One stretch of bacterium DNA includes these proteins:
- a CDS encoding metal ABC transporter permease, with amino-acid sequence MIEMLKLSVIQRAFVATLIAGGFLPLAGSISVLSDTSFLAAGFAHIAFAGVALGYLLRFDPILGAFLITVISAYFLWYLSEKREGKYEQTLSILFSFFMALAILFFGLTRTYASDAMSYLFGSPLMANSVDLILLAAAFLLYLFFVIYYHRILFQIVFSNELSLASGINVSRFRLYFFLFTALSVVLSMKSVGALVVYGLMIIPPSLSQRISKHFNQMIVISVIFGILSSFIGFILSLIIDVPVGAAVVVTSAVFYFISLILKR; translated from the coding sequence ATGATAGAAATGCTTAAACTTTCTGTCATACAGCGGGCTTTTGTAGCGACTTTAATTGCTGGAGGGTTTCTCCCCCTCGCTGGTTCTATATCAGTTCTTTCTGATACCTCTTTTCTTGCGGCTGGCTTTGCCCACATTGCTTTTGCGGGAGTTGCCCTTGGATATCTGCTTCGTTTTGACCCGATTCTTGGTGCCTTTTTGATTACCGTTATTTCCGCCTATTTCCTTTGGTATTTAAGTGAAAAAAGAGAAGGAAAATATGAACAGACCCTCAGTATACTCTTTTCTTTCTTTATGGCGTTAGCTATTTTGTTTTTTGGGCTCACGAGAACTTATGCATCTGATGCCATGTCGTATCTCTTTGGTAGTCCGTTGATGGCTAATTCGGTTGACTTAATTCTCCTTGCGGCAGCTTTTCTTCTTTACCTCTTTTTTGTCATATATTACCATCGTATTTTATTTCAAATAGTTTTCTCTAATGAACTTTCCTTAGCCTCTGGCATAAATGTCAGCAGGTTCAGGCTTTACTTCTTCTTGTTTACGGCTCTTTCAGTGGTTCTGAGTATGAAGTCAGTGGGTGCGCTTGTTGTTTACGGACTTATGATTATTCCTCCTTCTCTGTCTCAGAGAATTTCAAAACATTTTAATCAGATGATCGTTATTTCTGTCATCTTCGGTATACTGAGTTCCTTTATTGGTTTTATTTTATCCCTTATAATCGATGTACCTGTAGGCGCTGCTGTAGTTGTAACTTCTGCAGTTTTTTATTTTATTTCTCTGATATTGAAGCGATGA
- a CDS encoding metal ABC transporter ATP-binding protein has product MPEIIFYKVTIGYPDHEVAEDITFTIEKDDFVIIFGPNGAGKTTLAKTMLGILRPLKGETYIFGCPVTGVCPHKKMIGYVPQFYNVNRDFPATLYDVVISGCYPLLEPLQKIPKEYKEQAIENLKRVGLLEHKDKPFAHLSGGQQKRGLIARALMGPPKALLLDEPTAGVDIASEIQVNEVIVKTHKNFQIPVIVITHDVNPYLEVATKFILMGYGKYFAGSFEDVIKPEVLSEVYQTKVDVVTKDGLRFVNVRDVHHDRNA; this is encoded by the coding sequence ATGCCGGAAATAATCTTTTACAAGGTTACTATCGGGTATCCGGACCATGAAGTTGCAGAAGACATTACTTTTACCATCGAAAAGGACGATTTTGTAATTATTTTTGGCCCAAACGGTGCGGGGAAAACCACTCTTGCTAAGACAATGCTTGGAATTTTGAGGCCTCTTAAAGGGGAAACTTATATTTTTGGCTGTCCTGTAACGGGTGTTTGTCCTCACAAAAAAATGATAGGTTATGTGCCTCAGTTTTATAACGTTAACAGAGATTTTCCTGCTACCTTGTATGATGTCGTAATCTCTGGCTGTTATCCTCTATTAGAGCCTTTACAGAAAATCCCTAAAGAATATAAGGAACAGGCTATAGAAAATTTAAAAAGAGTAGGGTTATTAGAGCATAAAGATAAACCTTTTGCTCACTTATCCGGGGGACAACAGAAGCGGGGGTTGATTGCGAGAGCTTTAATGGGGCCTCCAAAAGCATTACTTCTTGATGAGCCGACTGCAGGAGTGGATATCGCGAGTGAAATTCAAGTTAATGAGGTGATTGTAAAAACACACAAGAATTTTCAAATTCCTGTTATAGTTATCACTCACGACGTGAACCCATATCTTGAAGTTGCAACAAAATTTATTTTGATGGGCTATGGAAAATACTTTGCAGGTTCTTTTGAGGATGTGATAAAACCGGAGGTTTTATCAGAAGTTTATCAAACTAAAGTCGACGTTGTTACGAAAGATGGTTTGAGGTTCGTTAACGTAAGGGATGTTCACCATGATAGAAATGCTTAA
- a CDS encoding metal ABC transporter substrate-binding protein: protein MLFLFLLVFTRTISVSIPPLASMVSYLAGKQYKVVSILNQTQNPHTYEIRPSDLKTAITSDLHIEVGGHIEGWGKRICEKHKNCLRLYDELIRENIKVTNPHIWLDFTLVPECAKIIEQRLEKTFPQDTIIFRKNLEQFLVRYNSLVRELKDSFKVYSGTKILLYHPSWNNFLEPLGLKVAGALVHHGEKEVSAGDFARWVQRIKAENIRLIIAENNMPSQICENLAKESGACFILLNPLFDGDFLISLKEQALLIKKGLECRK, encoded by the coding sequence ATGTTATTTCTTTTTCTGTTAGTTTTTACAAGAACTATCTCGGTTTCAATTCCACCTCTTGCCTCGATGGTTAGCTATTTGGCAGGTAAACAGTACAAAGTGGTTTCTATATTGAATCAAACTCAAAATCCTCATACTTACGAGATTAGGCCTTCAGATTTAAAAACCGCTATTACTTCAGACCTTCATATTGAGGTTGGGGGGCATATTGAAGGGTGGGGTAAAAGAATATGCGAAAAGCATAAAAATTGTCTTAGGCTCTATGATGAACTCATAAGAGAAAATATTAAGGTAACTAATCCCCATATTTGGTTAGACTTCACACTTGTTCCTGAGTGTGCGAAAATTATTGAGCAGAGACTGGAGAAAACTTTTCCTCAAGATACTATTATCTTCAGAAAAAATCTTGAACAATTTCTTGTCCGGTATAATTCACTTGTGAGAGAGCTTAAAGATTCCTTCAAGGTTTACTCTGGAACAAAAATACTATTGTACCACCCCTCGTGGAACAATTTCCTCGAGCCTCTCGGTTTAAAAGTTGCTGGCGCCCTTGTTCACCACGGTGAAAAGGAAGTTTCAGCTGGTGATTTCGCAAGGTGGGTTCAAAGGATAAAGGCCGAGAATATTCGTCTCATAATTGCAGAAAACAATATGCCATCACAGATTTGTGAAAACCTCGCAAAAGAATCTGGTGCTTGTTTTATCCTCCTTAATCCATTGTTTGATGGTGATTTCCTCATCAGTTTAAAAGAACAGGCACTTTTAATTAAAAAGGGTTTAGAATGCCGGAAATAA
- a CDS encoding T9SS type A sorting domain-containing protein yields the protein MKCKFTIILITSIISILHAKGYPIAWGYIYHYIDGQLVPVSGAKPLILEGIPPTAPCTLSNQEGLYKCDDCDDAGICEPGYYTICAYKQIGDTIFWGGKVFFWHNIGYERVDIVLNMTYPPYSPCASINQPYDFEGDVLSSPPNLNFNANKENFVNFYPLCNWSDSGFSVFDVKFFSINNRNFIALTGHYTSPQQFRFRIIEYFPETQNLSLKLDLNLPWTTRIFADPPFVYVGMREYGIKVVNFSNPESPETLTISGIRAHDICGDEDYLYVASGTGLAVINKFDFSVAYTWNDSGDRNYTIAYNPATQKVYLSHRYSMVRIFDASNPPDLIVLDSISVSGDYFDVGVWNHDTLFVIRTPLRGFSLFKEDVTNCGSYEHDYGMVFPYAGIARSPFLYVCWEVQGIHKYLFSAGEFQLTGYFQPDTSWYGAVESCDIIDDSTIVIGANDRGVYLLKERTVGTEECIPCKKTTINALYTRGKLKFNIPSQEPLPVRVEIFTIDGKRIYSKAIKQPGLQEIDVKLPSGVYLMVLNGKRRYTAKFVSVD from the coding sequence GTGAAATGTAAATTTACTATTATACTTATCACTTCCATAATTTCGATATTACATGCAAAAGGTTACCCCATCGCATGGGGGTACATTTACCACTACATTGATGGGCAGTTAGTTCCGGTCTCCGGCGCAAAGCCCTTGATTTTAGAAGGTATTCCACCTACAGCGCCATGTACACTTTCTAATCAAGAAGGTTTATATAAGTGTGATGATTGCGATGATGCTGGAATTTGTGAGCCAGGATATTACACCATTTGTGCATATAAGCAGATTGGAGATACAATCTTCTGGGGTGGAAAAGTTTTTTTCTGGCACAATATAGGATATGAGCGGGTTGATATCGTACTAAATATGACTTACCCACCGTATTCTCCCTGCGCTTCGATAAACCAACCTTATGACTTTGAAGGCGATGTATTATCTTCTCCACCGAACCTCAATTTCAACGCTAATAAAGAGAATTTCGTCAATTTCTATCCCTTATGTAATTGGTCTGATTCGGGATTTAGTGTATTTGACGTTAAGTTCTTTTCAATCAATAACAGAAATTTCATAGCTCTAACTGGGCACTACACCTCTCCGCAACAGTTTAGATTTAGAATAATCGAATATTTTCCAGAAACCCAAAACTTATCACTGAAACTTGACCTAAACTTGCCATGGACAACCCGCATCTTTGCAGACCCTCCCTTTGTTTACGTAGGCATGAGGGAATATGGCATAAAAGTTGTAAACTTCAGTAACCCAGAATCTCCAGAAACCCTTACTATTTCAGGTATAAGAGCCCACGACATCTGCGGTGATGAAGACTACCTTTATGTGGCTTCAGGAACGGGGCTTGCTGTTATTAATAAATTCGACTTTAGTGTCGCTTACACCTGGAATGATAGTGGGGATCGCAATTATACCATTGCTTACAATCCTGCTACTCAAAAAGTTTACCTCAGTCACAGGTACTCAATGGTAAGAATCTTTGATGCTTCAAATCCTCCAGACCTCATAGTGCTGGATTCCATTAGCGTCTCAGGAGACTATTTTGACGTTGGCGTGTGGAATCACGATACATTATTCGTTATAAGAACTCCCTTGAGAGGTTTTTCCCTCTTCAAAGAGGATGTTACAAATTGTGGTTCTTACGAGCATGACTATGGTATGGTCTTTCCATATGCAGGAATAGCCAGATCACCTTTCCTCTACGTATGCTGGGAGGTCCAGGGAATACATAAATACCTCTTTAGTGCGGGGGAGTTTCAACTTACAGGTTACTTCCAGCCGGACACCTCATGGTATGGAGCCGTAGAAAGCTGTGATATCATTGATGACTCCACTATTGTAATTGGTGCCAATGATAGAGGTGTTTATTTACTAAAAGAAAGAACAGTAGGTACAGAAGAATGTATTCCATGCAAAAAGACTACAATTAATGCTCTCTATACAAGGGGGAAGTTAAAATTCAACATTCCCTCCCAGGAACCTCTTCCCGTACGTGTCGAGATTTTCACGATAGACGGAAAAAGGATTTATTCTAAGGCCATCAAACAACCGGGGTTACAAGAGATTGATGTTAAATTACCCTCTGGAGTATATCTTATGGTTTTGAATGGGAAAAGGAGATACACAGCTAAATTTGTGTCTGTGGATTAA